The DNA segment CCCAAGAAGAATGTTCTCTTCCAAGGAAGGCCTAACTGATGGCAAAGACACAGAAGATTTCTCTTCATCTTGCTTTGACTGTGAAGAAGTTGCAGAAGTGATCTCTTGGGTAGTAGCAAGAGAGGCTTCAGGAACAGCACTTTGAACAAGGTTTTTAGATACAGGAACTGTAGTTCCCTTTCCTGCATCTACTGCATTTTCCTTTTTAGGCTGGGCATCAGACAATGACTTGGATTTATCCTTGGAAATTACATCAGGTGAGGAGGTTGATGTTGCTGTAAAATTCTCATCTTCTTTGGTGTCAGATGCCATGGTTTCATCAATTTTGGAATCTTTTTCCTCATTTGCACGAGTTGAACGTGTTGAAGCCTTAACTTTATCTTCGCCATTAACTTTATACGGTGGTTCTATCAGTAGAAATGGACGATTTGCTGCTCTAGATCGAGTGAAAATGGTGTCCCCAAAGGGTATATTTTCCGAGTCAGCCTCACTGTATATTTTCTGAACAGTGCGGATGGGAGTGGCTAGCCTGGCTCGATGATGACTGACCACTCTGAGAAGATCCAAAAGGATTGCCTCCTATTTTTTTACATGTAAATGAcgttacaaaaagaaaatattatgaatataaTGAATAATGATCATATAATAATGACTTGTTGGCATCCACAAACTTAAAGTTTTCACCATAAGCAATTGTAATTACTGTGTATACCATATTACCTTAACACAGAGGTACTCTTCAAAATGAGAAGTTTTCACAAAGCAAGATATTAATATCTGCAACAAAGAAGATAATTAGTAAGAGAATGGTATATTGAGAAAggacaattaaaaaaagaaacttctgAAGAATCATGCCTCTTGAGACACTACAGAAAACATCAAAATTTGCAAGCTAAAAGCTGAAAACTTGTGCAATATAAACAAATCAATAGAACAAACACTAACCATAAGAGCCTGATTTTCAGGATTGACATTCTCCAAAAAGACCCTTCTGTGTAATTTTTGCTGCTCTACTTGAGGATTTTTAGACAAAACCTTGCGCATATCAGCTACAATATTCTGCACGAAGAAACATGTTAATCAGAAAAATGCACATCAGAAAGTCCTAGAGCATTTTTTAAGCATGTGAACCAATAATGCTCACATTAACTTTGTTAACATCCAAGTGACTGATAGCAATGTAACTCTTGATACGCCAATGAGATTTCTGGCTCAGATTTCTCACAACATTTACTGTAAACTTGTGGTTAGGAATATGAACTGCCTCACGATCATCACCTCTGATGATGGTTGGTGACCACCAGCCTACATGCtggagaaaaaacaaaatttgaatacAACATAATTTAAGTTGTTGCACAAAAAGAAAATCTGCAGTTGGTAATGATTCTTCTATTTGTCACATGATtgtgacaataaaaaaattataaattattcataatGGACCAGCATCAAACTTATACTAGTAAAAGTTCCTTCTAAGGTAGAGATACAAACCTCAACTGTGCCAGAAACCTCATATCCTTCAATCTTCGTTTGAATCCACTCGTTTACTATAAATGGCCGAGTTGCATGGATCATTATGCTCGAAAGAAAGTTTGTAAATATCTGAATTAATCACAAACGTGAACTCAGAATCGCAACACCAAACAagagtattaaataattattttgtatatacaaaattacaaattactgATTGAAAATGGCTACTTGCTACACCTAGAAATCTTACTTTTACAGAATTTGATTAAGTTGATTTGAAGATGGATTCACAACAAACAATGAACAagaaacaaagctagtaaccATACAAACCATAATAGTAGCCAGTATAAAGGAAATAATGCTGTACCTCACGACCTGCCAGAGTGAGCAATACTGTGCCCAAACCACCAGCAGTTACCCACTTCTGTGTGGAGAAACCTAGCAACTCCATGAACAACGAAACAGCAGCAACCCATACAGCAGTATATACTGCCTTCCCAGCAAAATCAAGGCCCATCTGCAGTCAATTTTTCCTAAATGAGAAGCTGataaagattatcaattttggGTTCCCTCACAAAAAATCCaaacagaaaatgaagaaggatTTGATAAAAATACATTCAATCCATATACTGAAAAACAAgggtaaataaataattttaatttttaattatataaaaaaaagatctaAGGATATTCATTCAGTCACATGctctgacaaaaaaaataactagtCCATCAGTATTATTGCAGCAAAATGTTATTGACAcagcaattgaaaaatgacaaGAACAAACAAAGTAGTAAATGAATATGTAACAGAAACATACATTTCTTGCACCACTGGAGTCATTTCCCTCCAGAAAGAATTTTTGCGCTTGTTGAATTAAGCTGAAAACAAGAAATACAACCatataacattataatttaaaaacaatgcAGGACCCAATACACCTAATAGTGGAAAATAGCTGGCACGCACCGtttcatataattataattaaaaaaaaaaaaaaaactcccccCCATCCCTCTATTTCTAAAACCCGAGACCCCCCTCCCCCTCTCCTAAttcccttttcttttcaataacTCACCCCCATTTCTCAAATCCTCcctctttcaattttttcatctcTCAACCTttcactcatcttcttccattgttCCAAAACTTATCAAGTTTCTTGCATCCTTGTGTCACTCTCAAGCATGGGAAGGTGATTGGAGTAAAAGGGAACACCActcatttctttaaaatttctatttgaTCTCTTTAAGGTAAGTTTATAACCCATTGtgttagatgaatattttatagcATAGTTTAGTCATGGATTGTGTGAGAAGGGTTAGAAAACTAAGTACTAGGGATTATAGTGGTTTCCTCAAAACCCTAGTATGCTAAATTAGGAAATTTTGCCCAACctcttgttctttttattttaaatgctcAGATCCTGTGGAAAATATGGTGATTGATCCTCCCAAGGGCATTGAAAGACATTGATTGCGTTCTTTTTGAGTGAGTAGCTAATCTATTtaaggatattttttaaaaaaattcttttaggaaaaacaagtaaacttcaaaatatattcttttgtgATCTTTGAAATTTTAGGAGTACttgataataaagaaaaatgtttattttggcATGATTGGAATTTATTCTAAGATTTTCGATAAGGTATTTAAGAACGAATAttggattatattttatttattgtgagtTAATGATTGATTGGCGCTcgctacaacgaagagataatgtaacCTATAAATTAAAcactcataatatatatatatatatatatatatatatatatatatatatatatatatagagagagagagagagagatagatagatatatgtatgtatttttttgtttgctgcaacgaagagataatgcaaCCTACAAGCTAAATGATGTAGTCCTATAATTTACCATATGCCACAACCAAGAGATAATGTGGTCTATGTGCACATAGTGGAATGAAAGTTTGTTTATAAAGTTATTATTCTTGAATACAAGTTTATATGTAGTTCTAAAAGTTTTCAAGAGAGTATACAATAGTTTCTAGAAGTAAgttgtatttgttttgtttttatttaatgtcatttaaaaaaaaaattggatgtaAAGACTTGTGCAATGTTGTGCTCTCTTTCCTGCTTTGTATTTTATGCTTTCACTAAGTGTTTGTGACTTACCCCCTTATTTGCTGACTTACTCAGgaatttgtttatctttttgGTAGGCCTCAATTGCGTTTAATggagagtgttttttttttgtaactccGGTATAATGCAGCTATATGGATAAGGGTAGTAATAGATATAGAGAAAATccctttattttgaaatttagatGATCTTATCTTATAGATATGCTTATGGTGTAATTATGATTTTTGAGACACTTTGATGATTAGTATGTATGACCAACATCACTATTAGTTGATATTTTGGATAGT comes from the Glycine soja cultivar W05 chromosome 6, ASM419377v2, whole genome shotgun sequence genome and includes:
- the LOC114415251 gene encoding mechanosensitive ion channel protein 2, chloroplastic-like, with the protein product MVCPGSTQLSHDVRLNSNIGFCSFHHNRMGVGRLHLVTINLSPSNLKQDSSAFHLLSRLHAPIRHVPSRCNVFICRSVLIPGGGSGTPLMKSASVILTRSYDALQGNPIFLQLIPAIGIIAFAVCGLEPLLRLSRVLFLQSTDISWKKSSSQSIMTSYIQPLLLWTGAMLVCRALDPLVLPSESSQVVKQRLLNFVRSLSTVISFAYCLSSLIQQAQKFFLEGNDSSGARNMGLDFAGKAVYTAVWVAAVSLFMELLGFSTQKWVTAGGLGTVLLTLAGREIFTNFLSSIMIHATRPFIVNEWIQTKIEGYEVSGTVEHVGWWSPTIIRGDDREAVHIPNHKFTVNVVRNLSQKSHWRIKSYIAISHLDVNKVNNIVADMRKVLSKNPQVEQQKLHRRVFLENVNPENQALMILISCFVKTSHFEEYLCVKEAILLDLLRVVSHHRARLATPIRTVQKIYSEADSENIPFGDTIFTRSRAANRPFLLIEPPYKVNGEDKVKASTRSTRANEEKDSKIDETMASDTKEDENFTATSTSSPDVISKDKSKSLSDAQPKKENAVDAGKGTTVPVSKNLVQSAVPEASLATTQEITSATSSQSKQDEEKSSVSLPSVRPSLEENILLGVAIEGSKRTLPIEGEMTPSPMPAESQEFAVQRNGGGPPASKDKKDGQSSFPTGKQND